TATTTCTTTCATTGCCTCAACTGGATCTAAATTATTAACCTTGCAATACAATGTAACAAGATCAAGTAAAACTCGCATAACATCAGGTGATTCTCTATAATTTTCAGAAAAAAAGCAATCAGGATTCAAGAAATAGGCTGCTGCGtgaagattttttttcaaatgtttGTCCCATCTTGAGTTGATAATCTCTATGTAAGGTTGATATTCAGTCTTCCTATGCTTGAACATTTCTTTGATTCCATTTTCTGACCTCAGCATACCTTCATAAACAATTCCCAATGATGGTTTATCATCGGCATCTACAAACCTCAGCAATTTAATCAACGGACTCACAATTTGGCATACAGTAAAACAATCATCCCAAAATTTATTGTCTAGGATAATTGCACTCACAGCTCTACCATTAGCACTCCTTCCTAATTTGTGTCCGGTAAAGTGTGTATCAACAACCAATTGTTGTAATTCCAATTTGTGCTTAAAGATACTCATCAATGTGAGGAAGATAGTGGCAAAACGAGTTGCACCTGGACGAACAATCTCCCTCCAATAAGTTTTTTGTCTTAGCCAGGACAAGAATACCGTATGATTATATACAAACACGGTAATCTTCGAAGCACGTGTTGCAAGGCTAGAAATATGTGGCATGCTGCTTATATCTTTTAGAATAAGATTCAAGCAATGAGCAGCACAAGGTGACCAgtgaatattttcaaatttcttattAATAAGCCTACCAGCAGCAACATAATTCGCAACATTATCGGTCACTACATGAATAACATTATCAGGTCCAATCCATTCAATCACCTCTGAAAACAAGTCGCACAAGCTTGAAGCATTTTTAACCATACTTGAGGCATCTACAGATTTCACAAAGCACAACCCTTTCGaacaataaaccaaaaaattaatcaaCGTTCTTTGCCTTTGATCTGTCTAACCATCAGCCATGAGAGTACATCTAGTTTTTTTCCAAGCAGACCTATAGCTATCAACAACCATTTGACACTCCCTTTTGAGATCGGCTAATAAGTTAACCCTCAAAGAGTCATAAGAAGGACCTTTATaaccaggcccaaatccaactacACCATCCAACATATCTTGAAAAAAAGGTGACATAACCGCATTGAAAGGAATCCTACAATGCAAAAGCCATCTAGCCACTTGCTTATCAATTTCATGAAGCACCTCTTTGTTTTGAAACACGCTTTTCAGACTTGGTTGACTTCCCGGAGTTGTTCTTGGTGCAAACATAGGAGGAATAAtggtttttgctttcttttttggaTCGCCTCCAACAACCTCCTTAGTTGGTAACTGACTCGGAGTTTGTTGTTCCTCTTGCGCTATTGCTTCATG
This sequence is a window from Arachis duranensis cultivar V14167 chromosome 2, aradu.V14167.gnm2.J7QH, whole genome shotgun sequence. Protein-coding genes within it:
- the LOC107475318 gene encoding uncharacterized protein LOC107475318, translated to MNESINQDLPRNNNVENNSASNERSLPPASNENQSQTSSIRGKTDPAWRYVTLQNINGKPHYQCLFCLSTFEGGGINRMKKHLAKIGGDIKKCSKVPYDVKKQMEGLLKEIQKSKTSKRKVNFNKEGTDECEDAIHEAIAQEEQQTPSQLPTKEVVGGDPKKKAKTIIPPMFAPRTTPGSQPSLKSVFQNKEVLHEIDKQVARWLLHCRIPFNAVMSPFFQDMLDGVVGFGPGYKGPSYDSLRVNLLADLKRECQMVVDSYRSAWKKTRCTLMADDASSMVKNASSLCDLFSEVIEWIGPDNVIHVVTDNVANYVAAGRLINKKFENIHWSPCAAHCLNLILKDISSMPHISSLATRASKITVFVYNHTVFLSWLRQKTYWREIVRPGATRFATIFLTLMSIFKHKLELQQLVVDTHFTGHKLGRSANGRAVSAIILDNKFWDDCFTVCQIVSPLIKLLRFVDADDKPSLGIVYEGMLRSENGIKEMFKHRKTEYQPYIEIINSRWDKHLKKNLHAAAYFLNPDCFFSENYRESPDVMRVLLDLVTLYCKVNNLDPVEAMKEIHLYRDRKESFDRPEAVPAAKKLQPDNNIYDIDADLDQGGGGGSTSTFYATPLAFSGLSSGNEGDEINDANLQQVMEDFDD